One region of Chelonoidis abingdonii isolate Lonesome George chromosome 14, CheloAbing_2.0, whole genome shotgun sequence genomic DNA includes:
- the LOC116815842 gene encoding ribonuclease-like — translation MVAWTAAQTANQSGTQVPIGLVDPVTDTDMALRGPCPLLFLTLILLVTGLAQIIRPPDSYQKFVSEHVDFPKTRPPRGQTYCNYMMWRLSQKIHMCKLTHTFIHAPISRLRAICTTGGRCNQNNVCDSNAAYPLTTCRLRSPPRPLRCIYRGIRRTRRIRVACVWGLPVRFIRVL, via the exons ATGGTAGCCTGGACTGCAGCACAGACAGCCAACCAGAGTGGTACCCAGGTCCCTATCGGGCTG GTGGATCCAGTGACAGACACGGACATGGCCCTGAGGGGACCTTGCCCCTTGCTCTTCCTGACCCTCATCCTGCTGGTCACTGGCCTGGCCCAGATCATCAGACCACCTGACAGTTACCAAAAGTTTGTGAGCGAACATGTTGATTTCCCCAAGACCAGACCCCCCCGTGGCCAGACCTACTGCAACTACATGATGTGGCGACTGAGCCAGAAGATCCATATGTGCAAACTCACCCACACCTTCATCCACGCCCCCATCAGCCGGCTTCGGGCCATCTGCACCACTGGAGGGAGATGCAACCAAAACAATGTATGTGACAGCAATGCAGCTTACCCCCTCACCACCTGCCGCTTGCGCAGCCCACCCCGCCCACTGCGCTGTATCTACAGGGGAATACGCCGGACCCGCAGGATCCGCGTGGCCTGTGTCTGGGGGCTGCCCGTGCGCTTCATCAGAGTCCTGTAG